The following proteins are co-located in the Citrobacter freundii ATCC 8090 = MTCC 1658 = NBRC 12681 genome:
- a CDS encoding ABC transporter substrate-binding protein, producing the protein MQHKNNVNLDNIMIKGKLALLTCALTLALTSPLLAAQNASEGQTLKLAIGPEPTEGFDPMLGWSHGSYLLLHAPLLKQNADMSWGNLLTEKVETSSDGKTWTLTLKPDLKFSDGSPLTAEDVVFTYNKAAKSGGKIDMGNFTHASLKDNRTVEITLRSPQSTFVNVLGSLGIVPQKRYDEKTFAKNPIGAGPYRLVSFQPGQQLIVEANPWYAGKKNDFSKLVFVFLDEDNAYAAARSGQLGLVRIAPSMAVAPQQKNLKLWVRDSVENRGIVFPMVPAGKKDANGYPIGNDITADVAIRRAINYAIDRKQLADQVMEGHAIPAYSAVQGLPWQGQSVAFKDGDSEKARTILEEAGWKVGKDGVRVKDGKEARLTLWYASGDSTRRDLAEAVRAMLEPVGIQISLQSGSWETVERHMHANPTLFGWGSLDPMELFHHYSNQAAGVEYYNPGYYSNPVVEQHLKQAIDAPDWQKALPFWQQVEWDGKQGAGVQGDAAWAWLLNIQHTYLANPCIDLGKGAPEIHGSWSLLNNLDEWTWTCR; encoded by the coding sequence ATGCAGCATAAAAATAACGTAAATCTGGATAACATAATGATCAAAGGCAAGCTGGCACTGCTTACGTGCGCATTGACTCTCGCATTAACCTCACCACTTCTCGCCGCGCAAAATGCGAGCGAAGGGCAGACGTTAAAACTGGCAATTGGACCGGAGCCAACGGAAGGTTTTGACCCGATGTTGGGCTGGAGTCATGGCAGCTATCTGCTTTTGCATGCACCATTATTAAAACAAAATGCAGATATGAGCTGGGGAAACCTGCTGACGGAAAAAGTAGAGACCAGCTCAGACGGCAAAACCTGGACGTTGACGTTAAAACCTGACCTTAAATTCTCTGATGGTTCGCCGCTAACCGCTGAAGATGTGGTGTTCACCTATAACAAAGCAGCAAAAAGCGGCGGCAAAATCGACATGGGAAACTTCACCCATGCCAGTCTGAAAGATAACCGCACGGTAGAAATTACGTTGCGTAGCCCGCAAAGTACCTTTGTGAACGTGCTGGGTTCATTAGGAATTGTTCCGCAAAAACGGTATGACGAAAAAACATTCGCTAAAAATCCGATTGGCGCGGGTCCGTATCGACTGGTGAGTTTTCAGCCGGGGCAGCAGTTGATCGTTGAGGCTAACCCCTGGTATGCCGGTAAGAAAAATGATTTCAGTAAGCTGGTGTTTGTCTTCCTTGATGAAGATAACGCTTATGCCGCAGCGCGCAGCGGCCAACTGGGACTCGTACGTATCGCGCCGTCGATGGCGGTCGCTCCTCAGCAGAAAAATTTGAAACTTTGGGTACGCGACAGCGTGGAAAACCGGGGCATTGTGTTCCCGATGGTTCCTGCAGGTAAAAAAGACGCCAATGGCTATCCGATTGGGAACGATATCACTGCCGATGTTGCCATCAGGCGCGCCATCAACTACGCCATCGACCGTAAGCAGCTTGCCGATCAGGTCATGGAAGGTCATGCGATTCCGGCGTATAGCGCGGTTCAGGGTCTGCCATGGCAGGGACAATCAGTTGCGTTCAAAGATGGCGATAGCGAAAAAGCGCGAACGATTCTGGAAGAAGCCGGCTGGAAGGTGGGTAAAGATGGCGTACGTGTGAAGGACGGTAAAGAGGCTCGCTTAACGTTGTGGTACGCCAGCGGTGACAGTACACGCCGGGATTTAGCCGAAGCCGTACGTGCGATGCTGGAGCCAGTGGGTATTCAGATTTCTCTGCAATCCGGGAGCTGGGAAACTGTTGAGCGGCATATGCATGCCAACCCGACGCTGTTTGGCTGGGGAAGTCTGGATCCGATGGAGCTTTTCCATCACTACAGTAATCAGGCTGCGGGCGTGGAATATTACAATCCAGGCTATTACAGCAATCCTGTCGTTGAGCAGCATCTTAAACAGGCAATTGACGCTCCGGACTGGCAAAAAGCGTTGCCGTTCTGGCAGCAAGTTGAGTGGGATGGCAAGCAAGGGGCTGGCGTGCAGGGCGATGCTGCCTGGGCATGGCTGCTGAATATTCAGCATACCTACCTGGCAAATCCGTGTATTGACTTAGGTAAAGGCGCACCGGAGATTCACGGTAGCTGGTCACTGCTCAATAATCTGGATGAATGGACCTGGACCTGCCGTTGA